Proteins from a single region of Pseudomonas fulva:
- the lpxK gene encoding tetraacyldisaccharide 4'-kinase — MASFADRLVKAWYEGHPALALLRPLEALYRGVAERKRARFLAGEGEIYRAPVPLIVVGNITVGGTGKTPLILWLVEQCQARGLRVGVISRGYGAKPPSFPWRVRAEHSAEQAGDEPLLIVQRCGVPLMIDPDRSRAARALLAEEPLDLLLSDDGLQHYRLARDVELVLIDAARGLGNARCLPAGPLREPAERLQSVDACLYNGAPEDPLGGYAFSLVPSALINLRNGERRPLDHFPPGQAMHAVAGIGNPQRFFKTLEALHWRPVAHAFADHAAYSAELLNFSPALPLLMTEKDAVKCRAFAADDWWYLAVEAQPSAAFRAWFDARLERLLGERH, encoded by the coding sequence ATGGCGAGCTTTGCCGACCGTCTGGTCAAGGCCTGGTACGAGGGGCATCCGGCGCTGGCGCTGCTGCGCCCGCTGGAGGCCCTGTACCGCGGCGTGGCAGAGCGCAAGCGTGCGCGCTTCCTGGCGGGCGAGGGTGAGATCTATCGCGCACCCGTGCCGCTGATCGTGGTGGGTAACATCACCGTTGGCGGTACCGGCAAGACCCCTCTGATTCTCTGGCTGGTCGAGCAGTGCCAGGCCCGCGGCCTGCGCGTCGGGGTGATCAGCCGCGGCTATGGTGCCAAGCCGCCAAGTTTTCCCTGGCGAGTCAGGGCCGAGCACAGCGCCGAGCAGGCGGGCGACGAGCCGCTACTGATCGTGCAGCGCTGCGGCGTGCCGCTGATGATCGACCCGGATCGCAGCCGGGCGGCGCGGGCCTTGCTGGCCGAGGAGCCGCTGGACCTGCTGCTCAGCGACGATGGCCTGCAGCACTACCGCCTGGCCCGTGACGTGGAGCTGGTGCTGATCGATGCCGCCCGCGGCCTCGGCAATGCCCGCTGCCTGCCGGCCGGGCCGTTGCGCGAGCCGGCCGAGCGCCTGCAAAGCGTGGATGCCTGCCTTTATAACGGTGCGCCCGAGGATCCACTCGGGGGCTATGCCTTCAGCCTGGTGCCGAGCGCGCTGATCAACCTGCGCAACGGCGAGCGCCGTCCGCTCGATCATTTTCCCCCGGGCCAGGCCATGCATGCGGTGGCCGGCATCGGCAACCCGCAGCGTTTCTTCAAAACCCTCGAGGCGCTACACTGGCGGCCTGTCGCGCATGCCTTCGCCGACCATGCGGCCTACAGCGCCGAGCTGCTGAATTTCTCGCCAGCGCTGCCGCTGCTGATGACCGAGAAGGATGCGGTGAAGTGCCGGGCCTTTGCGGCCGACGACTGGTGG
- a CDS encoding ExbD/TolR family protein: MKFRRRRREQVEINLASLIDVVFILLLFFVVTTTFTRETRMQVDLPEAASGTPPEQSELKQLEVVISADGSFSLNGQALIKNDLDNLMAALQKESGGDNSLPLTISADAKTSHQSVITAMDAAGKLGFAHLRITTVETQAAP, translated from the coding sequence GTGAAGTTCAGACGTAGACGGCGCGAGCAGGTCGAGATCAATCTCGCCTCGCTGATCGACGTGGTGTTCATCCTGTTGCTGTTCTTCGTGGTGACCACCACCTTCACCCGGGAAACCCGCATGCAGGTCGACCTGCCCGAGGCAGCCAGCGGCACGCCGCCGGAGCAGAGCGAGCTCAAGCAGCTGGAAGTGGTGATCTCCGCCGATGGCAGCTTCTCGCTCAACGGTCAGGCCCTGATCAAGAACGATCTGGACAACCTGATGGCGGCGCTGCAGAAGGAGTCCGGCGGCGACAACAGCCTGCCGCTGACCATCAGCGCCGACGCCAAGACCAGCCACCAGTCGGTGATCACCGCCATGGACGCCGCCGGCAAGCTGGGCTTCGCGCACCTGCGCATCACCACGGTCGAGACCCAGGCAGCGCCCTGA
- a CDS encoding MotA/TolQ/ExbB proton channel family protein has protein sequence MWELVKAGGWVMLPIILCSIAALGIIAERLWTLRVSRVTPPHLLGQVWRWIKDKQLNSQKLKELRADSPLGEILAAGLANSKYGREIMKECIEEAAARVVHEMERYLNALGTIAGITPLLGLLGTVIAMIDIFGSFMGGSTANPALLAGGIAKALITTASGLAVAIPALFFHRFLQRRVDELVIGMEQEAIKLVEMVQGERDVDLAEEPKPAKGSKKA, from the coding sequence GTGTGGGAACTGGTTAAAGCTGGCGGCTGGGTGATGCTGCCGATCATTCTGTGTTCAATCGCTGCCCTGGGCATCATTGCCGAGCGTCTGTGGACCCTGCGCGTCAGCCGGGTCACGCCGCCGCATCTGCTGGGGCAGGTGTGGCGCTGGATCAAGGACAAGCAGCTCAACAGCCAGAAACTCAAGGAACTGCGCGCCGATTCGCCACTGGGCGAGATCCTCGCGGCAGGCCTGGCCAACTCCAAGTACGGCCGCGAGATCATGAAGGAGTGCATCGAGGAGGCCGCCGCACGGGTGGTCCACGAGATGGAGCGCTACCTCAACGCCCTGGGCACCATCGCCGGCATCACGCCGCTGCTCGGCCTGCTCGGCACGGTGATCGCCATGATCGACATCTTCGGCTCGTTCATGGGCGGCAGCACCGCCAACCCGGCGTTGCTCGCCGGCGGTATCGCCAAGGCGCTGATCACCACCGCATCGGGCCTGGCCGTGGCGATTCCGGCGCTGTTCTTCCACCGTTTCCTGCAGCGCCGTGTCGATGAACTGGTGATCGGCATGGAGCAGGAGGCGATCAAGCTGGTGGAAATGGTCCAGGGCGAGCGCGACGTCGACCTGGCCGAGGAGCCCAAGCCGGCCAAGGGGAGCAAAAAGGCGTGA
- a CDS encoding DNA internalization-related competence protein ComEC/Rec2 — protein sequence MRSALLALAAGLLVLRFLPQLPPVSLLLASALLGLILLPFRSYRIGLLLLGFSWACLSAQWALDDRLDPALDGRTLWLEGRVVDLPDVRDGVVRFHLAEPRSRRAELPRLLRLSWYGGPEIRAGETWRLAVNLKRPHGLVNPQSFDYEAWLLAQRIGGVGTIKSGQRLSEAGGSSAWRDRLRQHMLAEDPHGRAGGLAALVLGDSSGLSVADWRVLQDTGTVHLLVISGQHVTLVAGMFYGLVFWLARLGWWPRALPWLPTACLLGFASALGYSLLAGFEVPVQRACAMIGLVLLWRWRFRHLGITLPLLMALVAVLLLEPLAVLQPGFWLSFGAVGLLILIFAARLGAWAWWRTLGRAQWAMTLGLLPMLMALGLPISASSPLANLIAVPWVGFAVVPLALLGTLLLPVPWLGEGLLWLAGFSLEWLFRLLGLMAEWLPAWLPSHLPLWGWLLVALGALFILLPGGVPLRSLGLILLLPLLFTPVERPAEQRAEVWMLDVGQGLSMLVLTRHHALLYDAGPSFGDFDLGERVVLPSLRALDVRALDMLLISHSDNDHSGGAEAVARGMPVKRVVSGEAPALPAGLGAEACGQATWAWDGVQFSTWRWAEAADSNQSSCVLMIEAAGERILLTGDIDTRAERALIDSGRELQARWLVAPHHGSRSSSSWALLKAVQPQAVLYSRGKHNAYGHPHPMVVSRYDAFEARAYDSVETGALRIDLGTFGEPRVLREIPRFWREK from the coding sequence GCTGGGCCTGCCTGTCGGCCCAATGGGCGCTGGATGATCGCCTGGACCCGGCACTGGACGGTCGCACGCTATGGCTGGAGGGCAGGGTGGTGGACCTGCCGGATGTCCGTGACGGCGTGGTGCGCTTTCACCTGGCCGAGCCTCGGTCGCGGCGCGCCGAGCTGCCGCGACTGCTGCGTCTGTCCTGGTATGGCGGGCCGGAGATCCGTGCTGGCGAAACCTGGCGACTGGCGGTCAACCTCAAGCGGCCCCATGGGCTGGTCAACCCGCAATCCTTCGATTACGAGGCCTGGCTGCTGGCCCAGCGTATCGGTGGCGTGGGCACCATCAAGTCCGGCCAGCGCCTGAGCGAAGCCGGCGGCAGTTCGGCGTGGCGCGACCGCTTGCGCCAGCACATGCTCGCCGAGGATCCCCATGGCCGTGCCGGCGGGCTGGCCGCCCTGGTGCTGGGCGACAGCTCCGGCCTGTCGGTCGCCGACTGGCGGGTGCTGCAGGACACCGGCACGGTGCATCTGCTGGTGATCTCCGGCCAGCACGTGACGCTGGTAGCCGGCATGTTCTACGGCCTGGTGTTCTGGCTGGCCCGCCTGGGTTGGTGGCCACGCGCGCTGCCCTGGCTGCCCACGGCCTGCCTGCTGGGCTTCGCCTCGGCGCTGGGCTACAGCCTGCTGGCCGGCTTCGAGGTGCCGGTGCAGCGGGCCTGCGCGATGATCGGCCTGGTGCTGCTGTGGCGCTGGCGCTTTCGTCACCTGGGTATCACCTTGCCGCTGCTGATGGCACTGGTCGCGGTGCTGCTCCTGGAGCCCCTGGCGGTGTTGCAGCCGGGTTTCTGGCTGTCGTTCGGCGCGGTGGGCCTGCTGATTCTGATTTTCGCCGCGCGCCTGGGCGCCTGGGCCTGGTGGCGCACCTTGGGGCGCGCGCAGTGGGCGATGACCCTGGGCCTGCTGCCGATGCTGATGGCCCTCGGCCTGCCGATCAGTGCCAGCAGCCCGCTGGCCAATCTGATCGCCGTGCCCTGGGTCGGTTTCGCCGTGGTACCGCTGGCGCTGCTCGGCACCTTGCTGCTGCCGGTGCCCTGGCTTGGCGAGGGGCTACTGTGGCTGGCCGGCTTCTCCCTGGAGTGGCTGTTCCGCCTGCTCGGCTTGATGGCCGAGTGGCTGCCGGCCTGGTTGCCCAGCCACCTGCCGTTGTGGGGCTGGCTGCTGGTGGCGCTGGGCGCGCTGTTCATTCTATTGCCGGGCGGTGTGCCGTTGCGCAGCCTGGGACTGATCCTGCTGCTGCCGTTGCTGTTCACGCCGGTAGAGCGGCCTGCCGAGCAGCGCGCCGAGGTATGGATGTTGGATGTCGGCCAGGGGCTGTCGATGCTGGTGCTGACCCGCCATCACGCGCTGCTGTATGACGCCGGCCCCAGCTTCGGCGATTTCGACCTGGGCGAGCGGGTGGTGCTGCCCTCGTTGCGGGCACTGGATGTGCGCGCACTGGACATGCTGCTGATCAGCCATTCGGACAATGACCACTCCGGTGGTGCCGAGGCGGTCGCGCGGGGCATGCCGGTGAAACGCGTGGTCAGTGGCGAGGCACCCGCGCTACCCGCCGGCCTCGGCGCAGAGGCGTGCGGGCAAGCGACCTGGGCATGGGATGGCGTGCAGTTCAGCACCTGGCGCTGGGCCGAGGCGGCGGACAGCAACCAGTCTTCCTGCGTGTTGATGATCGAGGCGGCCGGCGAGCGCATCCTGCTGACCGGGGATATCGACACGCGGGCCGAGCGCGCGCTGATCGACAGCGGTCGCGAGCTGCAGGCCCGCTGGCTGGTGGCGCCGCACCACGGCAGCCGCAGTTCGTCGTCCTGGGCCTTGCTCAAGGCGGTGCAGCCCCAGGCGGTGCTGTATTCGCGGGGCAAGCACAATGCCTATGGGCATCCGCATCCGATGGTGGTCTCCCGGTATGACGCCTTCGAGGCCCGGGCCTACGACAGCGTCGAGACCGGCGCACTGCGTATCGACCTCGGCACCTTTGGCGAGCCACGGGTACTGCGTGAAATACCGCGTTTCTGGCGGGAAAAATGA